One region of Termitidicoccus mucosus genomic DNA includes:
- a CDS encoding Ig-like domain-containing protein, whose product MVALVLLALCVAVTPARAASNLPSLMEKLDRGLVVVRTESGKAFASWRLLGTEPIGTAFNIYRSTGGAPSVKLNSTPLSGGTNFIDTTADFTQPSIYTVRPVLGGVEQPSIDDSGDTVILSASATVGNFIRIPLTPPANITMPDGTVYSYSSDATGGSTAFTGDTAGGTCSVGDLDGDGQYEVILKWAPSKVTIPGEDSAPNSYFGNVYIDAYKLIPGTTTEAPSATRLWRIDAGINVRDTPFLVYDLDGCGKAEVVLKTADGTIDGQGNVIGDPNADYRESSVPNTNIIFGRVLSGPEYLTVFNGIDGAALESIPFRPERDPDNHDHSPTLDRQNAIWGDRYGKRMDGMRACVAYLDGQRPSIVFARGIYTRVTLAAWDFRRNGNQSAKLAERWYFDSDDGTPGNIDYRSQGNHQLALADVDDDGCDEIVYGAATIDHDGTGLYSTGLRHGDKMIVSKMSPDSDDILVWACHEEVSKNGYIGHTLRKTSTGETLFSITATTDTDGAMAADIDPRSPGWEIWGARSNIRSAITFEELVPMKTSMTFAAWWDGDLLRSPVNNNIIFKWNWNTNKLDTLFSSPEVAANEKPLLCADIFGDWREELIMAEADGRALRIYTTAIPTAHRITTLMHDRQYRVAIAYQNVGYRQSPCPSFYIGHDMRQPPTPNIVTSLDELLGPPAPVITAIQPDTGFSATDFITSNPNITLVGTAEPNVTVCVTLAGAGVVGTTTADISGNWIFDGSSITLSEGKSYFTAAAIGPDGHTGASSKHCTVTVMTTPPPAPTIESVTAADAGCAFTGTAQPRSLITISASSCGDLGTVQADADGVWIFECELPATGAYTFVANAVDEAGNAAVAPSAGFAVNTAIATPTISGIANDTGVSSTDGITSDKHVTLHGTAPADDTVTVYFAGIVIGSTIADAGGAWSLACADASGLADGEYAFTAVARRGASGNSLASPTFAVMVDTVAPIVDAITRPEPDTGSKVTFQVEFSEPVVGATTASLTPVLTGGLAGSITAVTALTNNAYLSVTVGNLDGDGTLRLDINNAVSGITDIAGNALATTSITSETITRSRFGDGVWANTTPGGLWSDADNWLEGTRAQGVGKIADFSTLNLAEDTTVIVDTSGTVGKIIFSDTDSENSCGWLLAPPATGVAPALRLVVASGTTPEINVSALALDVQATIAVPLAGTQGFSKTGGSMLALTGSNALTGGVIVSVGDLAVGEGGVLNIGSSAFSIASSARLIVNGGLLQTTSRVDGGASSAFIIEAGCARMATFRSSTSDLGYVLVTGGTFIATEINIRRSAGGIDYATGFIVRGGEVDAVTVGIGTANSSAAMSVEGGNVLVTGTFTVGNQTSPGRASGLRVIGGSLVSTETTNGLILSKANGSNANTPGIAIISGGTATFEKITLGYDSTVTSGTAAITIDGGALHLGSGGIVKNGASTLTSRITLASGTLGAKAAWTTAHPIVLTGDIVIETTSGITLTGAISGTGGFTKTGAGTLTLTGTNTFTGAAIINEGTLAVTGTFAKFAKLTWNSAAALQFDVAHGDRLVVTGTLLKSGSAARQIILTNAGALTAGATHILGTINATTLTSADFAPILLGNELRGNVTISGKSLVLTVVTAPPATAPVFTSPANDTARAGADFTYAATLANGTATYTISGLPPGLLFNTTTGVISGRPTASGTYAVRLRATNATGSTDFTLMLTIAPASDTDTHTALVTLAGFAKSSGATNGQTMLARFNSPVALLAHANGNLYIADTGNNALRIIDPPGIVSTLATTGATLSSPGAIIVGGGSTLLIADTNNNAIRSLDLATAQLTTFATDINRPAGLARDTTGNLYVSTADNIVVKFAAGATTSTTLAGGFNTPTALALGPDGQLYVADTGNHAIRRIDLTTSGSIGSVVTIAGRPGVSGTANGDALDARFNHPKGLALDAAGNLYVADTGNHAIRHLDTFTNQVTTRSGLIAASGTADGLGAIARLNAPAGLAIDSTTGDIYIADTGNHTIRILLDSPRILKHPENKNVTAGAAASFSVLAIGAPNPAYQWRHGGTNIAGATGYTHTIASAQTAHAGNYTVVVSNEMGSVTSSTATLTVTATSSGTTTPPSNNNTAGGGGGGGAPALWYFLALALIVFVRCLRRSSDLWVAGQGASLAKTHTTFR is encoded by the coding sequence TTGGTTGCGCTCGTATTGCTCGCGCTATGCGTTGCCGTCACACCCGCCCGCGCCGCATCCAATCTCCCCTCGCTCATGGAAAAGCTCGACCGCGGCCTTGTCGTCGTGCGCACGGAATCAGGCAAGGCGTTCGCGAGCTGGCGGCTCCTCGGCACCGAACCGATTGGCACCGCTTTCAATATCTACCGCTCCACCGGCGGCGCGCCGTCAGTCAAACTGAACTCCACCCCGCTCTCCGGTGGAACGAATTTCATCGATACCACCGCAGACTTCACGCAGCCCAGCATTTACACCGTCCGCCCCGTTCTCGGCGGCGTCGAGCAACCGTCAATCGACGATTCCGGCGACACCGTCATCCTGTCCGCCAGCGCAACCGTCGGCAATTTCATCCGCATCCCGCTCACACCGCCCGCGAACATCACCATGCCCGACGGCACCGTTTATTCCTATTCCTCGGACGCGACCGGTGGCAGCACCGCCTTCACCGGCGACACCGCCGGGGGCACATGCTCGGTCGGCGACCTCGACGGCGACGGCCAATACGAAGTCATCCTCAAATGGGCGCCCTCCAAGGTGACCATCCCCGGCGAGGATTCGGCACCCAATTCTTACTTCGGCAATGTATATATTGATGCTTACAAGCTCATTCCCGGCACCACCACCGAGGCTCCGTCCGCCACGCGCCTTTGGCGGATCGACGCGGGCATCAATGTCCGGGACACCCCCTTTCTGGTTTACGATCTCGACGGTTGCGGGAAGGCGGAAGTCGTCCTGAAAACCGCCGATGGCACCATCGACGGACAAGGCAACGTCATCGGTGACCCAAACGCCGACTATCGCGAAAGTAGCGTCCCCAACACCAACATCATCTTTGGACGCGTCCTGTCCGGCCCGGAATACCTCACGGTTTTTAACGGCATCGACGGAGCCGCGCTCGAAAGCATTCCGTTCAGGCCCGAGCGCGATCCCGACAACCACGATCACAGCCCGACTCTCGACCGGCAAAACGCCATCTGGGGCGACCGCTACGGCAAACGCATGGATGGCATGCGCGCCTGTGTCGCTTATCTCGACGGCCAGCGCCCAAGCATCGTTTTCGCCCGCGGCATTTACACCCGTGTCACTCTCGCCGCGTGGGATTTTCGCCGAAACGGCAACCAGTCCGCCAAGCTTGCGGAACGGTGGTATTTCGACAGCGATGACGGCACGCCCGGCAACATCGATTACCGCTCCCAAGGCAACCATCAACTCGCCCTTGCCGACGTTGATGACGACGGCTGCGACGAAATCGTCTATGGCGCCGCCACCATCGACCACGACGGCACCGGCCTCTACTCGACCGGCCTGCGCCACGGTGATAAAATGATTGTCTCCAAAATGTCCCCGGACAGCGACGACATCCTCGTCTGGGCCTGCCACGAGGAAGTCAGCAAAAACGGCTACATCGGCCATACGCTCCGCAAAACGAGCACGGGCGAAACACTCTTCAGCATCACCGCCACCACCGACACCGACGGTGCCATGGCCGCTGACATTGATCCGCGCAGTCCCGGATGGGAAATCTGGGGCGCGCGCAGCAACATCCGCTCGGCAATTACATTCGAGGAACTCGTCCCGATGAAAACCTCCATGACCTTTGCCGCATGGTGGGACGGCGACCTGCTTCGCTCGCCCGTTAATAATAATATTATCTTTAAATGGAATTGGAACACCAACAAACTCGACACGCTGTTTTCCTCCCCCGAGGTTGCTGCCAATGAAAAACCACTGCTCTGCGCCGACATCTTCGGCGACTGGCGGGAGGAGCTGATAATGGCCGAGGCCGACGGTCGCGCCCTGCGCATCTATACCACGGCCATTCCGACCGCGCACCGCATTACCACGCTCATGCACGACCGCCAGTATCGCGTCGCCATCGCATACCAAAACGTCGGCTACAGGCAGTCCCCATGCCCGAGCTTCTACATTGGCCACGACATGCGCCAGCCGCCCACGCCGAACATCGTCACCTCGCTCGACGAACTCCTCGGCCCGCCCGCGCCTGTCATCACCGCCATCCAGCCCGACACCGGATTTTCCGCGACCGATTTTATAACATCAAATCCCAACATCACCCTCGTTGGCACCGCCGAGCCAAATGTGACCGTCTGTGTCACCCTCGCAGGTGCGGGCGTCGTCGGCACAACTACCGCCGATATATCCGGCAACTGGATATTCGACGGCTCCTCAATAACGCTGTCTGAGGGCAAATCGTATTTCACAGCCGCCGCCATTGGCCCCGACGGGCACACCGGCGCGTCATCGAAACATTGCACCGTTACCGTCATGACAACACCGCCGCCCGCGCCCACCATCGAAAGCGTCACTGCCGCCGACGCGGGCTGTGCGTTCACCGGCACGGCGCAACCCCGCAGCCTTATCACAATATCGGCCTCATCTTGCGGCGACCTCGGCACCGTGCAGGCGGATGCTGACGGCGTGTGGATTTTTGAATGCGAACTGCCCGCCACGGGTGCCTACACGTTTGTCGCAAACGCCGTTGACGAAGCCGGCAATGCTGCCGTCGCGCCCTCCGCCGGATTCGCGGTGAACACCGCCATCGCCACGCCCACTATTTCCGGTATAGCAAACGACACCGGCGTCTCGTCCACCGACGGTATCACATCCGACAAACACGTCACACTCCACGGCACCGCGCCCGCCGACGATACCGTCACCGTTTATTTCGCCGGCATTGTCATCGGCTCGACCATCGCCGACGCTGGCGGCGCGTGGAGTCTCGCGTGCGCGGACGCGTCGGGACTCGCCGACGGTGAGTATGCGTTCACCGCCGTCGCCAGGCGTGGTGCGTCCGGCAACAGCCTCGCCTCGCCCACGTTTGCCGTCATGGTGGACACGGTCGCGCCTATCGTTGACGCAATCACGCGCCCCGAACCCGACACCGGCTCGAAGGTCACGTTCCAAGTCGAGTTTTCCGAACCCGTCGTGGGCGCAACCACCGCCTCGCTCACGCCCGTGCTCACCGGCGGCCTGGCCGGCTCCATCACCGCCGTCACCGCGCTCACCAACAACGCCTACCTCAGCGTCACCGTCGGTAATCTCGACGGCGACGGCACGCTCCGCCTCGACATCAACAACGCGGTCTCCGGCATCACCGACATCGCTGGCAACGCGCTCGCGACCACATCCATTACCAGCGAAACAATCACGCGCTCGCGCTTTGGCGATGGTGTGTGGGCCAACACGACGCCAGGCGGACTTTGGAGCGACGCCGACAACTGGCTCGAAGGCACGCGCGCCCAAGGCGTCGGCAAAATCGCCGACTTCAGCACGCTCAACCTCGCGGAAGACACCACCGTCATCGTGGACACATCGGGCACCGTCGGGAAAATTATCTTCAGCGACACCGACTCTGAAAACTCGTGCGGCTGGCTTCTCGCCCCGCCCGCAACCGGAGTTGCGCCTGCGCTCCGTCTCGTCGTCGCGAGCGGCACCACGCCTGAAATCAACGTCTCCGCCCTCGCCCTCGACGTGCAGGCCACCATCGCCGTTCCGCTCGCCGGCACACAGGGTTTTAGCAAAACCGGCGGCTCGATGCTCGCGCTCACCGGCTCCAACGCGCTCACCGGCGGCGTCATCGTGAGCGTTGGTGACCTGGCTGTCGGCGAAGGCGGCGTGCTCAACATCGGAAGCAGCGCCTTCAGCATCGCCAGCTCCGCGCGCCTCATCGTCAACGGCGGTCTCCTCCAAACCACCAGCCGCGTGGACGGCGGCGCGAGTTCCGCGTTCATAATCGAGGCCGGCTGCGCGCGTATGGCGACCTTCCGCTCCTCCACCAGCGACCTCGGTTACGTCCTCGTCACGGGGGGCACATTTATCGCCACCGAAATCAACATCCGCCGCAGCGCCGGAGGTATCGATTACGCCACCGGCTTCATCGTGCGAGGCGGCGAGGTCGATGCCGTCACAGTCGGCATTGGCACCGCCAATTCCAGCGCGGCGATGTCCGTCGAAGGCGGCAACGTGCTCGTCACTGGCACATTCACCGTCGGCAACCAAACCTCCCCCGGACGTGCCAGCGGCCTCCGCGTCATCGGCGGCTCGCTCGTCTCAACCGAGACAACCAATGGCCTCATCCTCTCAAAAGCCAACGGTTCGAACGCCAACACACCCGGCATCGCAATCATCAGCGGCGGCACGGCGACATTTGAAAAAATCACGCTTGGCTACGATAGCACCGTCACGTCTGGCACGGCCGCAATCACCATCGACGGCGGCGCGCTCCACCTCGGCTCCGGCGGCATCGTGAAAAACGGTGCTAGCACCCTCACCAGCCGAATCACGCTCGCCAGCGGTACGCTCGGCGCTAAAGCCGCGTGGACAACCGCGCACCCCATCGTACTCACCGGCGACATCGTCATCGAAACCACCTCCGGCATTACGTTGACCGGCGCGATTTCCGGCACGGGCGGCTTCACCAAAACTGGTGCGGGCACGCTTACGCTTACCGGCACAAACACGTTCACCGGAGCCGCCATCATCAACGAAGGCACGCTCGCCGTTACCGGCACGTTTGCGAAGTTCGCCAAACTCACATGGAATTCCGCCGCCGCACTGCAATTCGACGTGGCACACGGCGACCGCCTCGTCGTCACCGGCACGCTTTTGAAATCCGGTTCGGCTGCGCGCCAAATCATCCTCACCAATGCTGGCGCGCTGACCGCCGGTGCCACACACATACTCGGCACAATCAACGCCACCACGCTTACTTCCGCCGATTTTGCGCCGATCTTGCTCGGCAATGAATTGCGCGGCAACGTCACCATTTCCGGCAAATCGCTCGTGCTCACCGTCGTCACCGCGCCGCCTGCGACAGCACCCGTCTTCACAAGCCCTGCGAACGACACCGCGCGCGCCGGAGCGGATTTTACTTACGCCGCGACACTCGCAAACGGCACCGCTACCTACACCATCAGCGGCCTGCCGCCCGGACTCTTGTTCAACACCACGACCGGTGTCATCTCCGGCAGACCCACCGCGAGTGGCACCTACGCCGTCAGACTTCGTGCGACCAATGCGACCGGTTCCACCGATTTCACACTCATGCTCACCATCGCACCTGCGAGCGACACCGATACGCACACTGCGCTCGTCACGCTCGCCGGATTCGCAAAAAGCTCCGGTGCGACAAATGGCCAGACCATGCTCGCGCGATTCAATTCGCCCGTCGCGTTGCTCGCTCACGCCAACGGCAATCTCTACATCGCCGACACGGGCAACAACGCACTCCGCATCATCGACCCACCCGGCATCGTTTCCACGCTCGCTACAACCGGAGCCACACTCTCCTCGCCCGGTGCAATTATCGTTGGCGGCGGCTCGACGCTCCTCATCGCCGACACAAACAACAACGCCATTCGCTCGCTCGACCTCGCCACCGCGCAACTCACAACCTTCGCGACTGACATCAACCGCCCCGCCGGACTCGCACGCGACACCACGGGCAATCTCTACGTTTCCACCGCCGACAACATCGTCGTCAAGTTCGCCGCAGGCGCAACAACCTCAACAACCCTCGCCGGTGGATTCAACACCCCCACCGCACTCGCCCTCGGCCCCGACGGACAACTCTACGTCGCCGACACCGGCAATCACGCCATCCGCCGAATCGATCTCACCACCAGCGGCAGCATCGGCAGCGTCGTTACCATTGCCGGGCGACCCGGCGTGAGCGGCACGGCAAACGGCGACGCCCTCGACGCGCGTTTCAATCATCCCAAGGGGCTCGCCCTCGATGCCGCGGGAAATCTCTACGTTGCCGATACCGGCAACCACGCCATCCGCCACCTCGACACCTTCACGAATCAGGTCACCACCCGCTCTGGCCTCATTGCGGCCAGCGGCACAGCCGACGGCCTCGGTGCGATCGCCCGGCTCAACGCACCTGCCGGCCTCGCCATAGACAGCACGACCGGCGACATCTACATCGCCGACACCGGCAATCACACCATCCGCATCCTTCTGGACAGCCCGCGCATCCTGAAACATCCGGAAAACAAAAACGTGACCGCCGGCGCCGCCGCCAGCTTCAGCGTCCTCGCCATCGGCGCGCCGAATCCAGCCTACCAATGGAGGCACGGCGGCACGAACATCGCGGGCGCGACTGGCTACACCCACACGATTGCCAGCGCGCAAACCGCGCACGCGGGCAATTACACCGTGGTCGTTTCAAATGAAATGGGCTCGGTGACAAGCAGCACCGCCACACTCACCGTGACCGCGACAAGCAGCGGCACGACCACGCCGCCTTCGAACAACAACACCGCTGGGGGCGGTGGTGGAGGAGGCGCGCCTGCCCTGTGGTATTTCCTCGCGCTTGCGTTGATTGTTTTTGTGCGATGCTTGCGACGGAGCAGTGATCTCTGGGTTGCCGGACAAGGCGCTAGCCTCGCAAAAACGCACACCACTTTCCGATAA
- a CDS encoding glycoside hydrolase family 88/105 protein produces MGFYFENFQSMYAHEGMNIEKTLETVARRYIGQNPAHPCTYRAFNRAGILRGKDYRYEADFNKHFPSAKLGQYVYAWAKIWADADGSIKFDIDCHSPTIIYLNGAQFFRSNIFQERYFDKRTPLDIPLKAGWNHLVLRMRKTLGGFGAVYGTWLGKHPYYFLMPGPAREGQEGWLFTEPRDTELAVIPGAPDADVPTDGWLPSTAWNYRQRAAGQMARLFGKTKNTAAIGWTRAQFLMPGKAAYTLKGRSRSKLSVTINSEVVYATAKAGPINARISIPFGIHDVIVRAECSGGDWGFELTLSHGAEKLALINPANLAGSDAKWIYLGPIVAEDRLDLDALTSLNKLHKSASGGSIYWRIDEPDTWVRPYNDNTLYGKWNYPLGVTLYGLLHAGARINSEETRRYVANHFQFCCDTYDYAMWDREQYGGATNVHNLLTSLDSLDDCGSAGSALLEAVKYFDLDGWRRIADVVADHISTKQIRLPDGTFFRKNLMHSFHEGTMWADDLYMSVPFLVRYYQLTNDQKYIDDAARQFIGFKKRLYIPHQRLMSHVYDFMRDKATGVPWGRGNGWVLFSLSELLAVLPEKHELRPQLLDFFREFSAGILVQQDADGIFHQVVNEHDSYPETSCTAMFAYGFSRGVQNGWYRDPAPYIHSAYKAWEAICKISVDKLGNVHGVCRGSEFSFQSEYYKRDLLWNLNDTHGIGIVLLAGIELCKLRDFLQKKPGSGNPARTRESMRNI; encoded by the coding sequence ATGGGATTCTATTTTGAAAACTTCCAAAGCATGTACGCCCACGAGGGTATGAACATCGAGAAAACCCTCGAAACGGTCGCGCGCCGCTACATAGGACAAAATCCGGCGCATCCGTGCACCTACCGCGCCTTCAATCGTGCGGGTATCCTGCGCGGCAAGGACTACCGCTACGAGGCCGATTTCAACAAGCATTTCCCAAGCGCAAAACTCGGCCAGTATGTTTACGCGTGGGCAAAAATTTGGGCCGATGCCGATGGCTCCATCAAATTCGACATCGATTGCCACAGTCCCACGATCATCTACCTGAACGGCGCGCAGTTTTTTCGCTCGAACATTTTTCAGGAACGCTATTTCGACAAACGCACCCCGCTCGACATTCCGCTGAAGGCAGGCTGGAATCACCTTGTACTCCGCATGCGCAAGACACTCGGCGGCTTCGGCGCGGTTTATGGCACATGGCTCGGCAAGCATCCTTACTACTTCCTCATGCCTGGCCCCGCGCGCGAAGGGCAGGAAGGCTGGCTTTTCACGGAGCCGCGCGACACCGAACTCGCCGTCATCCCCGGTGCGCCGGACGCGGACGTCCCGACGGACGGCTGGCTTCCCTCCACCGCATGGAACTACAGGCAGCGCGCCGCCGGGCAGATGGCACGCCTCTTTGGAAAAACCAAAAACACCGCCGCCATCGGCTGGACGCGTGCGCAATTCCTCATGCCCGGCAAGGCCGCCTATACGCTCAAGGGTCGCTCCCGCTCAAAACTCTCCGTCACGATCAACAGCGAAGTCGTTTACGCCACCGCGAAAGCCGGCCCCATCAACGCCAGGATCAGCATCCCCTTCGGCATCCACGATGTCATCGTCCGTGCCGAATGCAGCGGGGGCGACTGGGGCTTCGAACTCACGCTCTCGCACGGCGCTGAAAAACTCGCCCTCATCAATCCGGCCAACTTGGCGGGCAGCGACGCAAAGTGGATTTACCTTGGCCCCATCGTTGCTGAGGACAGGCTTGACCTCGACGCGCTCACCAGCCTCAACAAGCTCCACAAATCCGCCTCGGGCGGGTCGATTTACTGGCGTATTGACGAACCGGATACATGGGTGCGTCCCTACAATGACAACACGCTTTACGGCAAATGGAACTATCCGCTCGGCGTGACGCTCTACGGGCTCCTGCACGCCGGCGCGCGCATCAACTCCGAGGAGACGCGCCGTTACGTCGCGAACCATTTCCAGTTCTGTTGCGACACCTACGACTACGCCATGTGGGATCGCGAGCAATACGGCGGGGCGACCAACGTCCACAACCTGCTCACCTCGCTCGATTCGCTCGACGATTGCGGCTCGGCCGGCTCGGCGTTGCTTGAGGCGGTGAAATATTTCGATCTCGACGGCTGGCGCCGCATCGCCGACGTCGTCGCTGACCACATCAGCACGAAACAAATCCGCCTGCCCGATGGCACGTTCTTCCGTAAAAACCTCATGCACTCCTTCCATGAGGGCACCATGTGGGCCGACGATCTCTACATGAGCGTGCCATTCCTCGTGCGTTATTACCAACTCACGAATGACCAGAAATACATCGACGATGCCGCGCGCCAGTTTATCGGCTTCAAGAAGCGCCTCTACATCCCGCACCAGCGCCTCATGTCACACGTCTATGACTTCATGCGCGACAAGGCCACCGGTGTTCCTTGGGGCCGCGGCAACGGCTGGGTGCTCTTCTCGCTCTCGGAACTCCTCGCCGTGCTCCCAGAAAAACACGAACTGCGCCCGCAGTTGCTCGATTTCTTCCGCGAGTTCAGCGCCGGCATCCTCGTCCAGCAGGATGCCGACGGCATCTTCCACCAAGTCGTGAACGAGCACGATTCGTATCCCGAGACCTCGTGCACCGCAATGTTCGCCTACGGCTTCTCGCGCGGCGTGCAAAACGGCTGGTATCGTGACCCGGCGCCCTACATCCACTCGGCCTACAAGGCATGGGAGGCGATTTGCAAAATCTCGGTCGATAAGCTCGGCAACGTCCACGGCGTCTGCCGCGGTTCGGAGTTTTCATTCCAGTCGGAGTATTACAAACGCGATCTCCTCTGGAACCTGAACGACACGCACGGCATCGGCATCGTCCTTCTCGCCGGCATCGAACTCTGCAAACTGCGTGACTTTTTGCAGAAAAAGCCGGGAAGCGGCAATCCAGCGCGCACAAGAGAGAGCATGAGGAACATTTGA
- the rhaM gene encoding L-rhamnose mutarotase: MIRKTFLMRVNPGCEDEYQCRHSPICADLAAALKSHGSRNYLIFLDPQTRQLFGYVEIESEERWAQVAQTAACRRWWKFMADIMPSNPNSSPVSHGLKEVFHLA; encoded by the coding sequence ATGATCCGCAAGACATTCCTCATGCGCGTGAACCCCGGCTGCGAAGACGAGTATCAATGCCGCCACAGTCCCATCTGCGCCGACCTTGCTGCCGCGCTTAAAAGCCACGGCAGCCGCAACTACTTGATCTTCCTCGACCCGCAAACACGCCAGCTTTTCGGCTATGTCGAAATCGAAAGCGAGGAACGCTGGGCGCAAGTCGCGCAAACCGCCGCATGCCGGCGCTGGTGGAAATTCATGGCCGACATCATGCCCAGCAACCCTAACAGCAGTCCCGTCTCGCACGGACTGAAGGAGGTTTTCCATCTCGCATGA
- a CDS encoding sodium:solute symporter family protein: MHDVRLIDILVVLAYFAVIIYIGRRAKATSSKGEESYFLAGRKLGKFYQAFLNFGNATEPQGAVSNASFVYDKGAPQSWYSFQTVFINPYFWFMNVWFRRVRLITMADLFVDRFNSRNMGVFYSLFQICVAVLLIGFGSFTAYTITASLVNKPESSWTVEERRAVEGFREMRALEMQQKAAFAVDAGIATGSAAVAPLTPGQAQRLADLRDLKARGELYNNVSLLRPALYKWAFYIVFMAVIGAYMVLGGMTAAAVAEALQGTLIIVFSVLLIPTGLYAIGGWGQLSQKIPKGMFDLFGGSLTGWSIFAITLVSLIQMNALSPNMNIMGSAKNEIAARMGVLGLYGKRLMIILWTFAGLIAIALFAGPNALAESDMVWGALSEKLLGSIPGLIGLMLAGVIAGVMSNLAAKAMAIAALFTRNIFRIFHPGASEATGVLVARCTICVVLFIGLFAATFMTNMMTIVQMVITVNVPFGVLIMVMFFWRRVTVRAAWASLILAIGLNVAFPVIAPWIPVMTGSQSLAISSIEPDGKPAPVYWESVTRVNKNDPDSPLRGGGRFQMENYMVTKLGIVDSIKMTARNRENLRYYVDALLPFLVLVIVSLFTRNRNPVQVDFFYGKMKTPVGATPELEAQAIEETRRNPRRFDHTKLLGKNSSWEFGKWDRQDAVGFIACCASSGAIILLFVALLKLASG; the protein is encoded by the coding sequence ATGCATGACGTCCGTTTAATAGACATCTTGGTGGTCCTCGCCTATTTCGCGGTGATTATTTACATTGGTCGACGCGCCAAGGCGACCTCATCCAAGGGCGAGGAGAGCTATTTCCTCGCAGGCCGCAAGCTCGGCAAATTTTACCAAGCGTTCCTCAATTTCGGCAATGCCACGGAGCCGCAGGGCGCGGTTTCCAACGCGAGTTTCGTTTACGACAAGGGCGCGCCGCAATCGTGGTATTCGTTCCAGACGGTGTTCATCAATCCTTACTTCTGGTTCATGAATGTGTGGTTTCGCCGTGTGCGCCTTATCACGATGGCCGATTTATTTGTCGATCGTTTCAATAGTCGCAACATGGGTGTGTTTTATTCGCTGTTCCAGATTTGCGTGGCGGTGCTGTTGATCGGATTCGGGAGTTTCACGGCTTACACGATCACTGCGTCGCTGGTCAACAAACCCGAGTCATCATGGACGGTGGAGGAGCGTAGAGCAGTCGAGGGGTTTCGCGAGATGCGCGCGCTCGAAATGCAGCAGAAGGCTGCGTTCGCGGTGGATGCGGGCATTGCCACCGGCAGCGCTGCGGTCGCGCCGCTCACGCCCGGGCAAGCGCAGCGGCTGGCGGATTTGCGCGACCTGAAGGCGCGCGGCGAATTATACAATAACGTTTCTCTGCTCCGTCCGGCATTGTATAAATGGGCTTTCTACATTGTCTTCATGGCGGTCATCGGCGCTTACATGGTGCTCGGCGGCATGACGGCGGCGGCGGTCGCGGAGGCGTTGCAGGGCACGCTGATCATCGTGTTCTCGGTGTTGCTCATCCCGACGGGGCTTTACGCGATTGGTGGCTGGGGGCAACTGTCGCAAAAAATACCAAAGGGCATGTTCGACCTCTTTGGCGGCTCGCTCACCGGATGGAGCATTTTTGCGATCACGCTCGTGAGCCTCATCCAGATGAACGCGCTTAGTCCCAACATGAACATCATGGGTTCGGCGAAAAACGAAATCGCCGCGCGCATGGGCGTGCTCGGCCTCTATGGCAAGCGCCTCATGATTATCCTATGGACATTTGCCGGCCTCATCGCCATCGCGCTTTTTGCCGGCCCCAACGCGCTCGCCGAGTCCGACATGGTATGGGGCGCCCTTTCCGAAAAACTTCTCGGATCAATTCCCGGGCTTATCGGCCTGATGCTCGCTGGCGTGATTGCCGGTGTGATGTCCAATCTCGCCGCCAAGGCGATGGCGATTGCTGCGCTGTTCACGCGAAACATTTTCCGCATCTTCCATCCGGGCGCCAGCGAGGCGACCGGTGTGCTTGTCGCGCGCTGCACAATATGCGTCGTGCTGTTTATCGGCCTTTTTGCCGCGACCTTCATGACCAACATGATGACCATCGTGCAAATGGTCATCACGGTCAACGTGCCCTTCGGCGTGCTCATCATGGTGATGTTTTTCTGGCGCCGTGTGACCGTGAGGGCCGCTTGGGCTTCGCTCATCCTCGCCATCGGCCTAAATGTCGCGTTCCCAGTCATCGCGCCGTGGATTCCCGTGATGACCGGCAGCCAGTCGCTTGCCATTTCCTCCATCGAACCCGACGGCAAGCCTGCCCCGGTTTATTGGGAATCCGTCACACGCGTGAACAAGAACGACCCGGACAGCCCACTCCGGGGCGGCGGACGTTTCCAGATGGAAAACTACATGGTCACAAAGCTCGGCATTGTTGACTCGATCAAGATGACTGCGCGCAACCGTGAAAACCTCCGCTACTACGTGGATGCGCTGCTACCCTTCCTCGTGCTGGTCATCGTGAGCCTCTTCACGCGCAACCGCAACCCCGTGCAGGTCGATTTTTTCTACGGCAAGATGAAGACACCCGTCGGCGCGACGCCCGAACTCGAGGCACAAGCCATCGAGGAAACGCGGCGTAACCCGCGCCGCTTCGACCACACCAAGCTCCTCGGCAAGAATTCCTCGTGGGAGTTTGGCAAGTGGGACAGGCAGGATGCCGTTGGCTTCATCGCCTGCTGCGCCAGCTCTGGCGCCATCATCCTGCTCTTCGTGGCCCTGCTCAAACTCGCCTCGGGCTAA